Proteins encoded in a region of the Flavobacterium sp. MDT1-60 genome:
- a CDS encoding glycosyltransferase family 2 protein, giving the protein MEISGLVITFNEEKNIGKCIDALLKVCDEVIVVDSFSKDRTVEIAREKGAIVIQQAFLGDGPQRTHGLPYCKNDWILNLDADEFLDKDAKEFIVNKKYLEGNHDAFSFRVKNFLADKLIDFSGWYPDHKVRFFNKQTARPSDSIVHQKIITQNEKKVAVHILHYGWDSLDQIIAKKNQYSGWHAQQLYDQGKRINAFKPVLNGTVSFIRCYFFKKGIFNGIDGLSIAMIQSFFSYMKYAKLLKLQKENSK; this is encoded by the coding sequence ATGGAAATTAGTGGTCTGGTTATTACTTTCAATGAAGAAAAAAATATAGGAAAATGCATTGATGCTTTATTAAAAGTTTGTGATGAAGTAATTGTTGTAGATTCATTTAGTAAAGATCGTACTGTTGAAATTGCAAGAGAAAAAGGTGCAATTGTTATCCAGCAGGCCTTTTTAGGAGATGGACCACAACGTACTCATGGTCTTCCGTATTGTAAAAACGATTGGATTCTTAACCTTGATGCAGATGAATTTCTGGATAAAGATGCTAAAGAATTTATAGTAAACAAAAAATATCTGGAAGGGAATCATGACGCTTTTAGTTTTAGGGTAAAGAACTTTCTGGCAGATAAACTTATTGATTTTTCAGGATGGTACCCGGATCATAAAGTTCGTTTTTTTAATAAACAAACGGCAAGGCCTTCAGACTCAATTGTACATCAAAAGATAATTACTCAAAATGAAAAGAAAGTAGCCGTACACATTTTACATTACGGTTGGGATTCTTTAGATCAGATAATTGCAAAGAAGAACCAATATTCTGGCTGGCATGCGCAACAATTATACGATCAGGGAAAAAGAATAAATGCTTTTAAACCAGTTTTAAACGGAACCGTATCTTTCATTCGCTGTTACTTTTTTAAGAAAGGAATCTTTAATGGCATCGATGGTTTATCAATTGCAATGATTCAAAGTTTCTTCTCTTATATGAAATATGCTAAGCTTTTAAAACTTCAGAAGGAAAATTCCAAATAA